In Notolabrus celidotus isolate fNotCel1 chromosome 22, fNotCel1.pri, whole genome shotgun sequence, one genomic interval encodes:
- the spred1 gene encoding sprouty-related, EVH1 domain-containing protein 1 produces the protein MSEDSTNPNNDDSYARVRAVVMTRDDSSGGWLPLGGGGLSCVTVYKVSRAEDSGSTHSGGSGGSSTNLSPCSSSPSPSPSPSPSPTSVEFHIKGERLKDKLVVLECILQKDLVYNKVNPIFHHWRINDKKFGLTFQSPADARAFDRGIRRAVEDINQGCRSFGDGDTPEDGLPVCDEPPSICTPMKEPFSPLNNVVSTEPFRGCYVRAQPFDEFPSSNRRYLPPQVSFKSSRHVSFHMDEEEIVRINPRKDVLIRGYEDYRHPVMWKQEADREDLDFPSTFHKLDTKKSEYLFPDGPGGDSHSGPGMGIGTGMGLGLGKDTAIKTQPSPVLKSKKGRRRREDGERSRCIYCREMFNHEDNWRGQCQDAPDPIKQCIYKVSCMLCAESMLYHCMSDSEGDFSDPCSCDTSDEQFCLRWLALVALSFIAPCMCCYLPLRACHHCGEACRCCGGKHKAAG, from the exons TGACAGTTATGCGCGTGTGAGAGCAGTGGTCATGACTCGGGATGACTCCAGCGGTGGGTGGCTTCCCCTGGGGGGCGGAGGCCTTAGCTGTGTCACCGTCTATAAGGTCAGCCGGGCAGAGGATAGCGGCAGCACCCACAGCGGAGGCAGCGGAGGAAGCAGCACCAACCTCAGTCCGTGTAGCTCCAGTCCTAGTCCCAGCCCTAGTCCTAGTCCCAGCCCCACCTCTGTGGAGTTTCACATCAAGGGCGAGAGACTCAAAGACAAACTG GTGGTGCTTGAGTGTATCCTGCAGAAAGACCTCGTATACAACAAGGTCAACCCCATCTTCCACCACTGGAGGATCAACGACAAGAAGTTTGGACTGACTTTTCAGAGTCCGGCAGACGCCCGAGCATTTGACCGGGGAATTCGTCGGGCCGTTGAGGACATCAACCAAG GTTGTCGGTCGTTTGGAGATGGAGATACACCTGAGGATGGACTACCG GTATGTGATGAGCCTCCCTCCATCTGTACGCCAATGAAAGAgcccttctctcctctcaacAATGTCGTCTCTACCGAGCCATTCAGGGGCTGCTACGTCCGCGCGCAACCCTTCGACGAATTCCCCTCGAGCAACCGCCGCTACCTGCCTCCACAG GTCTCCTTTAAATCGTCTCGTCATGTCAGTTTTCACATGGACGAAGAGGAGATCGTTCGCATCAACCCACGCAAGGACGTGCTCATCCGAGGCTATGAGGACTACCGCCACCCTGTCATGTGGAAACAGGAGGCCGACCGTGAGGACCTGGACTTTCCGTCCACCTTCCACAAACTAGACACTAAGAAGAGTGAGTACCTCTTCCCTGACGGCCCTGGTGGGGACTCCCACTCTGGCCCTGGTATGGGCATTGGAACAGGGATGGGGCTGGGTCTGGGCAAGGACACAGCCATCAAGACTCAGCCCTCACCTGTGCTAAAGTCCAAAAAGGGCAGGCGGCGACGAGAGGACGGCGAGCGTTCGCGTTGTATCTACTGTCGGGAAATGTTCAACCACGAAGACAACTGGCGGGGGCAGTGCCAAGACGCCCCTGACCCCATCAAGCAGTGCATCTACAAAGTCAGCTGCATGCTGTGTGCCGAGAGCATGCTGTACCACTGCATGTCAGACTCCGAGGGCGACTTCTCGGACCCCTGCTCATGTGACACATCTGACGAGCAGTTCTGCCTGCGCTGGCTGGCCCTGGTGGCGCTTTCTTTCATCGCGCCCTGCATGTGCTGCTACCTGCCTCTGCGTGCCTGCCACCACTGTGGCGAGGCATGCCGCTGCTGCGGAGGCAAGCACAAGGCCGCGGGGTGA
- the fam98b gene encoding LOW QUALITY PROTEIN: protein FAM98B (The sequence of the model RefSeq protein was modified relative to this genomic sequence to represent the inferred CDS: inserted 2 bases in 1 codon) — MECDILDTLDQFGYEGPLLEEKALLTAAEEGLSSPEYVDLCRWLASRLKPLCDLEETITSGPDDMDSLQVEMSGLLKELHCPYEDVVSGILKGSDRTAKDHLKCVLFLSSELQAAQILRSRGVSDKHQEESPACQELISICETLNLSEPRGQDAAGVLADIQEKVNKLISDLPNGSIGDPVLKKSLSLEQWEKLQSINTLLCSEYECRRRMLIKRLDVTVQSFGWSDRAKVKVDSMAKAYQPKRHSLRPQSSVDMAELLAAREDICNVVKTSSGSMRENTTCAVNKILMGRVPDRGGRPSEIQAPPPEMPPWQKRQEGGGGWGGRGGGRGGGGGWGGGGGGGGGGGGGGGGGGGGGXRGWRGGGWNQGGQSGHGGHAGHGNYGGHGGKRGRYQY; from the exons ATGGAGTGTGACATTTTGGACACACTGGATCAGTTCGG CTACGAGGGCCCTCTGCTGGAGGAGAAGGCGCTGCTCACAGCTGCAGAGGAAGGCCTGTCCTCCCCTGAATATGTGGACCTATGCAGATGGCTGGCATCCAGGTTAAAGCCgttgtgtgatctggaggagACTATTACCTCGGGTCCAG ATGACATGGACAGTCTTCAGGTGGAGATGAGTGGTTTGCTAAAGGAGCTACACTGTCCTTATGAAGATGTAGTTTCAGGGATCCTCAAGGGGAGTGATCGAACTGCAAAAGATCACCTCAAATGTGTTT TATTTCTAAGCTCTGAGCTCCAGGCAGCTCAGATTTTGAGGAGCAGAGGAGTCTCAGATAAACATCAAGAAGAGAGTCCAGCATGTCAAGAACTCATCTCAATCTGTGAAACACTGAACCTGTCAGAGCCCAGAGGACAGGACGCAGCAGGAGTCTTAGCTGACATCCAAGAGAAG GTCAATAAACTCATAAGTGATCTCCCAAATGGCTCCATTGGAGACCCAGTGCTAAAGAAATCTCTGTCACTTGAACAGTGG gagaagCTGCAGAGCATTAACACGCTTCTGTGTTCAGAGTACGAGTGTCGGCGCAGGATGCTGATCAAACGTTTGGACGTTACAGTTCAGTCGTTTGGGTGGTCAGACAGAGCCAAG GTAAAAGTGGACAGCATGGCAAAGGCCTACCAACCAAAGAGACACTCTCTGAGGCCACAGTCCAGCGTGGACATGGCTGAGCTGCTGGCTGCAAGGGAAGATATCTGCAATGTAGTGAAGACCAGCAGTGGTTCCATGAGGGAGAACACAACTTGTGCTGTCAACAAG ATCCTGATGGGGAGAGTCCCAGACAGAGGAGGACGTCCATCAGAGATACAAGCCCCACCTCCAGAGATGCCACCTTGGCAAAAAAGACAGGAAGGAGGTGGAGGTTGGGGAGGccgaggtggaggaagaggaggaggaggtggatggggaggaggaggaggaggaggaggaggaggaggaggaggaggaggaggaggaggaggaggagg gagaggttgGAGAGGAGGGGGATGGAACCAAGGAGGACAAAGTGGACATGGTGGGCATGCAGGACATGGTAActatggaggacatggaggaaagagaggacGGTATCAGTATTAA